The following proteins come from a genomic window of Longimicrobium terrae:
- a CDS encoding NFACT RNA binding domain-containing protein yields MSNLIRYDPLLVRALAAELGAALRGRAAAGQPVFARDLSCTLPLDRGQALRWDLHPRRGWVRLVDAASLAEDGARPPDPSELSARITRVSSPADERLLRIDLHEGARFRGARRALVIELHTNQWNALLVDAETRRIISVLRARSAGERALRAGAVYLPPPPTRRVLPGRPRAELLAEWTDALAGIPPADRARALVRRFAFASPMNASWILGLAASVDGEDVLEDAFERWWEMADGDASTPVLLRTSSGPQPYPLLLPGTESAPHTSLLAAMEQVSREQPADDAVEAAAAPGAELLERARRRLAGAEKRLSRLAADMGKTGEADRLRGWGDLILAHLDWLEPGTDSVVLPGFEGDEVTVPLEPALRPHENAERLYEQARRRDKAHARLPELVAEAERERDRWMGVIASLEAGEVPEGVEAALRRPEAAERASASADDERLPYRPYRTSGGIEVRVGRSSRDNDRLTFGHAAPGDVWLHARSVPGSHVVLRWREEGAPPARDLEEAAVLAAYYSKARSSGTVAVDWTRRRYVRKPRGAPPGRVSLVQAKTIFVAPDAALEERLRVVE; encoded by the coding sequence GTGTCAAACCTTATCCGTTACGATCCGCTGCTGGTGCGCGCCCTCGCGGCGGAGCTCGGCGCCGCCCTGCGGGGCCGCGCCGCGGCCGGCCAGCCCGTGTTTGCCCGCGACCTTTCCTGCACGCTGCCGCTGGACCGCGGGCAGGCGCTGCGCTGGGACCTGCACCCGCGCCGGGGCTGGGTGCGCCTGGTGGACGCCGCCTCGCTCGCGGAGGACGGCGCGCGCCCGCCGGACCCGTCGGAGCTGTCGGCGCGCATCACCCGCGTCTCGTCCCCCGCGGACGAGCGGCTGCTGCGCATCGACCTGCACGAGGGGGCGCGCTTTCGCGGCGCGCGCCGGGCGCTGGTCATCGAGCTGCACACCAACCAGTGGAACGCGCTGCTGGTGGATGCCGAAACCCGGCGCATCATTTCCGTCCTCCGCGCCCGCTCCGCCGGCGAGCGCGCGCTGCGGGCCGGCGCGGTCTACCTCCCTCCCCCGCCCACCCGGCGCGTCCTCCCCGGCCGCCCCCGCGCGGAGCTGCTCGCGGAGTGGACCGACGCGCTCGCCGGGATCCCGCCCGCGGACCGCGCGCGCGCCCTCGTCCGCCGCTTCGCCTTCGCCAGCCCCATGAACGCGTCGTGGATCCTGGGCCTGGCGGCTTCGGTGGATGGGGAGGACGTCCTGGAGGATGCGTTCGAGCGGTGGTGGGAAATGGCGGATGGGGATGCCTCCACCCCCGTGCTCCTGCGCACCTCGTCGGGTCCGCAGCCCTATCCGCTCCTTCTCCCCGGAACGGAGTCCGCGCCGCACACGTCCCTTCTGGCCGCGATGGAGCAGGTGTCTCGCGAGCAGCCGGCGGACGATGCCGTGGAGGCCGCCGCCGCGCCCGGGGCCGAACTGCTGGAGCGCGCGCGGAGGCGGCTCGCGGGTGCAGAGAAGCGTCTTTCGCGCCTCGCGGCGGACATGGGAAAGACGGGCGAGGCGGACCGGCTGCGCGGATGGGGCGACCTGATCCTGGCTCACCTGGACTGGCTGGAGCCGGGCACCGACAGCGTCGTGCTCCCCGGCTTTGAGGGCGACGAGGTGACGGTGCCGCTGGAACCCGCGCTGCGCCCGCACGAGAACGCGGAGCGGCTGTACGAGCAGGCCCGCCGCCGGGACAAGGCGCACGCGCGCCTCCCCGAACTGGTGGCGGAGGCGGAGCGGGAACGCGATCGGTGGATGGGCGTCATCGCCTCGCTGGAGGCGGGAGAGGTGCCGGAGGGCGTGGAAGCCGCCCTGCGCCGCCCGGAAGCGGCCGAGCGCGCCTCCGCCTCCGCGGACGACGAACGACTTCCCTACCGGCCGTATCGCACGTCAGGGGGCATCGAGGTGCGCGTGGGGCGCAGTTCCAGGGACAACGACCGGCTTACGTTCGGCCACGCGGCGCCGGGGGACGTATGGCTGCACGCCCGCTCCGTCCCCGGCTCCCACGTCGTTCTCCGCTGGCGGGAAGAGGGTGCGCCCCCGGCCCGCGACCTGGAAGAAGCGGCGGTGCTGGCGGCGTACTACAGCAAGGCGCGCTCATCGGGCACCGTCGCGGTGGACTGGACGCGGCGCCGCTACGTCCGCAAACCGCGCGGCGCCCCGCCCGGACGCGTAAGCCTCGTCCAGGCCAAGACCATCTTCGTCGCCCCCGACGCCGCGCTGGAGGAACGTCTGCGCGTAGTCGAATGA
- the panB gene encoding 3-methyl-2-oxobutanoate hydroxymethyltransferase produces the protein MSTQRGSGPRRVTVAELREMKRRGEKIAALTAYDYLFARLVDGAGVDVVLVGDSLGQVILGLDTTVPVTLDDMIHHARAVRRGVERALLVVDLPFLTYQVSREDALRNAGRVLQETGAQAVKLEGGSPEIADTVAALVRAGIPVMGHLGFTPQSVHVQGVRVQGKGEEAAERMMAEARRLEQAGAFSVVLELVPGPLAAAVTESVSIPTIGIGAGVGCDGQVLVLHDMLGLNTGFNPRFLRRFADVGQAVTDGVGEYVRTVKDGAYPGPEHTFE, from the coding sequence ATGTCCACTCAGCGGGGAAGCGGGCCGCGGCGGGTGACCGTCGCCGAGCTGCGCGAAATGAAGCGCCGCGGCGAAAAGATCGCCGCGCTCACGGCATACGACTACCTCTTCGCCCGCCTGGTAGACGGCGCGGGCGTGGATGTCGTGCTCGTGGGCGACTCCCTCGGCCAGGTCATCCTCGGCCTGGATACCACCGTTCCCGTCACACTCGACGACATGATCCACCACGCCCGCGCGGTTCGCCGCGGCGTGGAGCGGGCCCTGCTCGTCGTCGACCTCCCCTTTCTCACCTACCAGGTCAGCCGCGAAGACGCCCTGCGCAATGCCGGGCGCGTGCTTCAGGAAACCGGGGCGCAGGCGGTGAAGCTGGAAGGGGGCTCCCCCGAAATCGCCGACACCGTCGCCGCGCTGGTGCGCGCCGGCATTCCCGTCATGGGCCACCTGGGCTTTACCCCCCAGTCGGTTCACGTGCAGGGCGTGCGCGTGCAGGGCAAGGGCGAAGAAGCGGCGGAGCGGATGATGGCCGAAGCGCGCCGCCTGGAGCAGGCCGGCGCCTTTTCCGTCGTCCTGGAGCTGGTGCCCGGCCCGCTGGCCGCGGCGGTGACGGAAAGCGTGTCCATTCCCACCATCGGCATCGGCGCCGGCGTGGGGTGCGACGGGCAGGTGCTGGTGCTGCACGACATGCTGGGGCTCAACACCGGCTTCAACCCGCGCTTTCTGCGCCGCTTCGCCGACGTGGGGCAGGCGGTGACGGACGGGGTGGGCGAGTACGTGCGCACGGTCAAGGACGGGGCGTATCCCGGCCCGGAACACACCTTCGAATGA
- the panC gene encoding pantoate--beta-alanine ligase: MSMAVDARPLQLVHGRADLRAAIAAARDAGETVALVPTMGFLHAGHMSLVDRARELADRVMMSIFVNPLQFGPSEDLDRYPRDLDGDLELAREHGVDLVFAPSAAEMYPHGAQQVMVEPGPLGSRMEGAIRPGHFSGMLTVVAKLFGLFMPDVAVFGQKDFQQATLIRRMVGDLNIPVRVEVAPIVREADGLAMSSRNVYLSVEERERALALHRGLQRADALFAGGERDAAVLRQALWAALRVPGIEPEYAEAVNPDTLEPVTAAAPGTVLLVAARVGGTRLIDNAVLF; encoded by the coding sequence ATGAGCATGGCCGTGGACGCGCGCCCCCTGCAGCTGGTGCACGGCCGCGCCGATCTTCGCGCCGCGATCGCCGCCGCGCGCGACGCCGGGGAGACGGTGGCGCTGGTGCCGACGATGGGCTTTCTGCACGCCGGGCACATGTCGCTGGTGGACCGCGCCCGCGAGCTGGCGGACCGGGTGATGATGTCCATCTTCGTCAACCCGCTGCAGTTCGGCCCCAGCGAAGACCTGGACCGCTACCCGCGCGACCTGGACGGCGACCTGGAGCTGGCACGCGAGCACGGCGTGGACCTGGTCTTTGCCCCTTCCGCCGCGGAGATGTATCCGCACGGCGCGCAGCAGGTGATGGTGGAGCCGGGGCCGCTGGGGTCGCGCATGGAGGGGGCCATCCGCCCCGGCCACTTCAGCGGCATGCTGACCGTGGTCGCCAAGCTGTTCGGCCTGTTCATGCCGGACGTGGCGGTATTTGGTCAAAAGGATTTTCAGCAGGCCACGCTCATCCGCCGCATGGTGGGGGACCTCAACATCCCCGTCCGCGTGGAGGTGGCGCCCATCGTGCGGGAGGCCGACGGCTTGGCGATGAGCTCCCGGAACGTTTATCTTTCCGTGGAGGAGCGCGAGCGCGCCCTGGCCCTGCACCGCGGGCTGCAGCGGGCAGACGCGCTGTTCGCCGGGGGCGAGCGCGACGCGGCGGTGCTGCGGCAGGCACTGTGGGCGGCGCTGCGGGTGCCGGGGATCGAGCCGGAGTACGCTGAGGCGGTGAACCCCGACACGCTGGAGCCGGTGACCGCCGCGGCGCCGGGAACCGTGCTGCTGGTGGCGGCGCGGGTGGGTGGAACGCGGCTGATCGACAACGCGGTCCTTTTCTGA
- the panD gene encoding aspartate 1-decarboxylase has product MLRNMCKSKIHRATVTGADLNYIGSITIDPELMEAADLLEFEQVAVVNVNNGARFETYVIPGERGRGEMCLNGAAARLVHPGDKVIVISYAQYDEAEMASYRPRFIFVDEQNRISRDALRAVSS; this is encoded by the coding sequence ATGCTTCGCAACATGTGCAAGAGCAAGATCCACCGGGCCACGGTGACCGGGGCGGATCTCAACTATATCGGCTCCATCACGATTGATCCCGAGCTGATGGAAGCCGCGGATCTGCTGGAGTTCGAGCAGGTGGCCGTCGTGAACGTCAACAACGGCGCGCGGTTCGAGACGTACGTGATCCCCGGTGAGCGCGGCCGGGGCGAGATGTGCCTGAACGGCGCCGCCGCGCGCCTGGTGCATCCCGGCGACAAGGTCATCGTCATCAGCTACGCGCAGTACGACGAGGCGGAAATGGCCAGCTACCGGCCGCGCTTCATCTTCGTGGACGAGCAGAACCGCATCTCGCGCGACGCCCTGCGGGCCGTCAGCTCCTGA
- a CDS encoding HD domain-containing protein encodes MPAAALTTSDPGPLVRAAARGELPKWAHVSEKRRAHMARVAALMAEWASGLGLSEGDQARWTATGWLHDALREGTPDELRPQVPPAFHDLPGKLLHGPAASERLAGEVDEEMLEAIRYHTLGSPRWKALGRALYLADFLEPGRRYETEWTASLRARMPAEMDAVLREVVEARVRHVMESGSALHPETQAFHGQVSAA; translated from the coding sequence ATGCCCGCCGCGGCTTTGACGACGAGTGATCCCGGCCCGCTGGTGCGCGCCGCAGCCCGCGGCGAACTTCCCAAGTGGGCGCACGTTTCCGAGAAGCGGCGCGCGCACATGGCGCGCGTGGCCGCGCTGATGGCGGAATGGGCGTCCGGACTGGGGCTTTCCGAAGGCGACCAGGCGCGCTGGACGGCCACCGGCTGGCTGCACGATGCGTTGCGCGAAGGCACGCCGGACGAACTGCGCCCCCAGGTTCCGCCCGCCTTTCACGATCTTCCCGGCAAGCTGCTGCACGGCCCCGCCGCCTCCGAGCGCTTGGCCGGCGAGGTGGATGAGGAGATGCTGGAGGCCATCCGCTACCACACGCTCGGCTCGCCCCGGTGGAAGGCGCTCGGCCGGGCGCTGTACCTGGCGGATTTTCTGGAGCCGGGGCGCCGGTACGAGACGGAGTGGACCGCGTCGCTGCGCGCCCGTATGCCGGCGGAGATGGACGCCGTGCTGCGCGAGGTGGTGGAGGCGCGGGTGCGGCACGTGATGGAAAGCGGGTCCGCGCTGCATCCAGAAACGCAGGCGTTCCATGGCCAGGTCAGCGCCGCGTAG
- a CDS encoding LytR C-terminal domain-containing protein, whose amino-acid sequence MARSAPRSAAAKGGSGGGRIQVIGLFLLLLLVAVLVGSMVAGLMGGGGELARPVAAADSAAATADPVSATPAQGPRPGARVRVEVLNASGIPGLAAEGRRVLRDRGFDVVFIGNGAGFPPDSSLVLDRVGRMDAAREVADAIGIRRVQPKPDANMYVDATVVLGKDWRAAPESGEAQQ is encoded by the coding sequence ATGGCCAGGTCAGCGCCGCGTAGCGCGGCCGCCAAGGGCGGCTCCGGCGGCGGGCGGATTCAGGTAATCGGCCTGTTTCTGCTGCTGCTGCTGGTGGCCGTGCTGGTGGGGTCCATGGTGGCGGGGTTGATGGGCGGCGGGGGCGAACTGGCCCGGCCCGTTGCCGCGGCGGATTCGGCTGCCGCCACGGCGGACCCGGTTTCCGCCACGCCCGCCCAGGGGCCGCGGCCGGGTGCGCGCGTCCGCGTGGAAGTGCTGAACGCGTCCGGCATCCCCGGGCTGGCGGCGGAAGGACGGCGCGTACTGCGCGACCGCGGCTTCGACGTCGTCTTTATCGGCAACGGCGCCGGGTTTCCGCCCGACAGTTCGCTCGTCCTTGACCGCGTAGGGCGGATGGACGCCGCGCGCGAGGTGGCGGACGCCATCGGAATCCGCCGCGTGCAGCCCAAGCCGGACGCCAACATGTACGTGGACGCGACGGTGGTGCTGGGAAAGGACTGGCGCGCGGCGCCGGAGAGCGGGGAAGCGCAGCAGTAA